The Hevea brasiliensis isolate MT/VB/25A 57/8 chromosome 1, ASM3005281v1, whole genome shotgun sequence genome has a window encoding:
- the LOC110652181 gene encoding uncharacterized protein LOC110652181 isoform X1, with protein sequence MADNGRVHPQCVNACNPYHECGVACLEKISQGQGWKEKKKSDYRNGIKGGGLSKKMDGERRADSTCPKASNPYHQCGKFCSYRTAEAKPRGANKESGSFILEASRSFGRKKKGSESQPRSPQNNISAVKAVYPADTQSPRSPFPAKNKVEPENSQSSSSSRQHSEEAYSQDHSFGKGQVRATEFVPTSGNLTPNGTKNLSLGGFTCFAIAPPTNPDDNEKLHASPEEASSPIAKNVEMTNGPAAESLNFTFSGISRASEESDDEIQSVISDSCVSIGKYHVRPSAAPILQLILDKYGDIAANCRLESTSLRAYYLECLCTVVQELQSTSLNQLTKSKVKEFLAVLKDVESAQIDVSWLRSILNGLTEAMELNNQQQAAEEAKANCNNIIESTRKELESMVENLAKKEKEVADTKAQIDVSWLRSIVNGLTEAMELNNQQQAAEEAKANRNNIIESTRKELESMVENLAKKEKEVADTKAQIEETKARLSKLELESSQLSDTILSIRSKVEKFPTKPLAGQIL encoded by the exons ATGGCTGACAATGGAAGAGTACATCCACAGTGTGTTAATGCTTGCAATCCCTATCATGAATGTGGTGTAGCTTGCCTTGAAAAAATTTCACAAGGCCAGGGGTggaaagagaagaaaaaatcAG ATTAtcgcaatggtataaaaggaggtGGCCTTAGCAAAAAGATGGATGGAGAAAGGAGAGCAGACTCAACTTGCCCTAAAGCATCTAATCCTTACCATCAATGTGGCAAATTTTGCTCTTATAGAACTGCTGAGGCCAAGCCTCGGGGGGCTAACAAAGAATCAG GCTCTTTCATTCTTGAAGCTTCTCGAAGCTTCGGCAGGAAGAAGAAGGGGTCTGAATCTCAGCCAAGGTCCCCTCAAAACAATATTTCTGCTGTTAAAGCAGTGTACCCTGCTGACACTCAGTCACCTCGATCACCTTTTCCCGCTAAAAACAAGGTGGAACCAGAGAACAGTCAATCTTCATCATCATCCCGGCAACATTCTGAAGAAGCTTACTCTCAAGATCATTCTTTTGGCAAGGGACAAGTTCGAGCCACTGAATTTGTGCCTACATCTGGAAATCTAACG CCTAATGGTACCAAAAACCTATCACTTGGTGGTTTTACCTGTTTCGCCATTGCGCCGCCAACCAATCCAGACGACAATGAAAAGCTTCATGCTTCACCAGAGGAAGCTTCATCTCCGATCGCTAAGAATGTGGAGATGACTAATGGTCCTGCTGCTGAGTCTCTGAACTTCACTTTTTCAGGCATTTCCCGAGCTTCAGAAGAGAGTGATGATGAAATTCAGTCTGTTATTTCTGATTCCTGTGTGTCAATAGGAAAATATCATGTGAGACCAAGTGCTGCTCCTATCTTACAGTTAATCCTTGACAAGTATGGAGATATAGCAGCAAACTGTCGGTTAGAATCAACTTCCTTGCGTGCTTATTATCTTGAATGCCTTTGCACTGTGGTTCAAGAGTTGCAATCCACATCTCTTAATCAGCTAACAAAATCCAAAGTGAAAGAATTTTTGGCTGTTCTTAAGGATGTAGAGTCTGCACAAATTGATGTTAGTTGGCTGAGAAGTATACTGAATGGACTCACAGAAGCAATGGAGCTCAACAATCAGCAACAAGCAGCAGAGGAAGCAAAAGCCAACTGCAATAACATTATAGAATCAACAAGAAAAGAGCTAGAATCCATGGTGGAGAATTTagctaaaaaagaaaaagaagttgcAGACACCAAGGCACAAATTGATGTTAGTTGGCTGAGGAGTATAGTGAATGGACTCACAGAAGCAATGGAGCTCAACAATCAGCAACAAGCAGCGGAGGAAGCAAAAGCCAACCGCAATAATATTATAGAATCAACAAGGAAAGAGCTAGAATCCATGGTGGAGAATTTagctaaaaaagaaaaagaagttgcAGACACCAAGGCACAAATTGAGGAAACAAAGGCTCGCTTGAGTAAGCTTGAGCTTGAATCCTCTCAATTGAGTGATACTATTTTATCCATTAGATCTAAGGTTGAAAAGTTTCCTACCAAACCATTGGCGGGTCAGATCTTGTAA
- the LOC110652181 gene encoding uncharacterized protein LOC110652181 isoform X2, with protein MADNGRVHPQCVNACNPYHECGVACLEKISQGQGWKEKKKSGSFILEASRSFGRKKKGSESQPRSPQNNISAVKAVYPADTQSPRSPFPAKNKVEPENSQSSSSSRQHSEEAYSQDHSFGKGQVRATEFVPTSGNLTPNGTKNLSLGGFTCFAIAPPTNPDDNEKLHASPEEASSPIAKNVEMTNGPAAESLNFTFSGISRASEESDDEIQSVISDSCVSIGKYHVRPSAAPILQLILDKYGDIAANCRLESTSLRAYYLECLCTVVQELQSTSLNQLTKSKVKEFLAVLKDVESAQIDVSWLRSILNGLTEAMELNNQQQAAEEAKANCNNIIESTRKELESMVENLAKKEKEVADTKAQIDVSWLRSIVNGLTEAMELNNQQQAAEEAKANRNNIIESTRKELESMVENLAKKEKEVADTKAQIEETKARLSKLELESSQLSDTILSIRSKVEKFPTKPLAGQIL; from the exons ATGGCTGACAATGGAAGAGTACATCCACAGTGTGTTAATGCTTGCAATCCCTATCATGAATGTGGTGTAGCTTGCCTTGAAAAAATTTCACAAGGCCAGGGGTggaaagagaagaaaaaatcAG GCTCTTTCATTCTTGAAGCTTCTCGAAGCTTCGGCAGGAAGAAGAAGGGGTCTGAATCTCAGCCAAGGTCCCCTCAAAACAATATTTCTGCTGTTAAAGCAGTGTACCCTGCTGACACTCAGTCACCTCGATCACCTTTTCCCGCTAAAAACAAGGTGGAACCAGAGAACAGTCAATCTTCATCATCATCCCGGCAACATTCTGAAGAAGCTTACTCTCAAGATCATTCTTTTGGCAAGGGACAAGTTCGAGCCACTGAATTTGTGCCTACATCTGGAAATCTAACG CCTAATGGTACCAAAAACCTATCACTTGGTGGTTTTACCTGTTTCGCCATTGCGCCGCCAACCAATCCAGACGACAATGAAAAGCTTCATGCTTCACCAGAGGAAGCTTCATCTCCGATCGCTAAGAATGTGGAGATGACTAATGGTCCTGCTGCTGAGTCTCTGAACTTCACTTTTTCAGGCATTTCCCGAGCTTCAGAAGAGAGTGATGATGAAATTCAGTCTGTTATTTCTGATTCCTGTGTGTCAATAGGAAAATATCATGTGAGACCAAGTGCTGCTCCTATCTTACAGTTAATCCTTGACAAGTATGGAGATATAGCAGCAAACTGTCGGTTAGAATCAACTTCCTTGCGTGCTTATTATCTTGAATGCCTTTGCACTGTGGTTCAAGAGTTGCAATCCACATCTCTTAATCAGCTAACAAAATCCAAAGTGAAAGAATTTTTGGCTGTTCTTAAGGATGTAGAGTCTGCACAAATTGATGTTAGTTGGCTGAGAAGTATACTGAATGGACTCACAGAAGCAATGGAGCTCAACAATCAGCAACAAGCAGCAGAGGAAGCAAAAGCCAACTGCAATAACATTATAGAATCAACAAGAAAAGAGCTAGAATCCATGGTGGAGAATTTagctaaaaaagaaaaagaagttgcAGACACCAAGGCACAAATTGATGTTAGTTGGCTGAGGAGTATAGTGAATGGACTCACAGAAGCAATGGAGCTCAACAATCAGCAACAAGCAGCGGAGGAAGCAAAAGCCAACCGCAATAATATTATAGAATCAACAAGGAAAGAGCTAGAATCCATGGTGGAGAATTTagctaaaaaagaaaaagaagttgcAGACACCAAGGCACAAATTGAGGAAACAAAGGCTCGCTTGAGTAAGCTTGAGCTTGAATCCTCTCAATTGAGTGATACTATTTTATCCATTAGATCTAAGGTTGAAAAGTTTCCTACCAAACCATTGGCGGGTCAGATCTTGTAA